In Desulforegula conservatrix Mb1Pa, one DNA window encodes the following:
- a CDS encoding tetratricopeptide repeat protein, which produces MKFIAAFFLKDYPNLIKYSSKQVLVRPEFIICCLLFTATLFVYIPVVNYDFINYDDVQYITENIHVKHGMTADSIKWAFFSFHASNWHPVTWLSHMLDCQLYGLDPGKHHATNLLFHVLNTILLFFIFFKTTTQKWPSAFIAAFFALHPMHVESVAWIAERKDVLSTFFMMLTILTYIFYAKSRRRVTYWSAMTFFALGIMSKPMIVTLPFLLMLFDYWPLKRMNDLKMYPRYRILSSLIIEKIPFFILSMLSSYITVIAQAKGGAVSSLDVLPLPERFCNAFISYFKYIIKMVYPFNLSIFYPYAPKIDWPFFYISLLFLIFVSAAIIWFFKKIPWLFVGWFWYMGTLVPVIGIVQVGAQSIADRYTYIPFIGLFLIMGFGAQFVFDKLKYGNFFAYSSLLATAIFFMFAARFYVKNWCDSISIFQHSICVTKNNYIAYGNLGDALMKEKRILEAKDCFSEAIKIKPSYFNGHFNVGVCHMALDENEEAIKSFFRAVSIKPDFALAYYNIGSIYLKQKEYSKSLKYLGKAIMLTPDNARAYYKVGLVNNEIGDVAAALWNFQKSYSLGYIHAQSDIDKILRAQ; this is translated from the coding sequence ATTATCCGAACTTGATTAAATATTCATCAAAACAAGTGTTAGTCAGACCAGAATTCATAATTTGCTGTCTATTATTCACGGCAACTTTATTTGTATATATCCCAGTTGTTAATTATGACTTTATTAACTATGATGATGTTCAATATATCACTGAAAATATTCATGTTAAACATGGCATGACAGCAGATAGTATAAAGTGGGCCTTTTTTTCATTTCATGCAAGCAACTGGCACCCGGTTACGTGGCTGTCTCACATGCTGGACTGTCAGCTTTATGGTCTTGACCCAGGCAAACATCATGCTACTAATTTGCTATTCCATGTTTTAAATACCATTCTTCTTTTTTTTATTTTTTTCAAAACAACAACTCAAAAATGGCCAAGTGCTTTTATCGCGGCTTTTTTTGCTCTTCATCCCATGCACGTTGAATCAGTCGCTTGGATTGCAGAAAGAAAAGATGTTCTGAGTACTTTTTTTATGATGCTTACTATTTTGACTTATATTTTTTATGCTAAGTCACGCAGAAGAGTAACATATTGGTCGGCTATGACCTTTTTTGCACTTGGAATAATGTCAAAGCCAATGATCGTTACGCTGCCATTCTTATTGATGCTTTTTGATTACTGGCCGCTTAAACGCATGAATGACTTGAAAATGTATCCACGATACAGAATATTGTCATCTCTAATAATAGAAAAAATTCCGTTTTTCATATTGAGCATGCTCTCAAGCTATATTACAGTAATAGCTCAGGCCAAGGGAGGTGCAGTGTCATCGCTTGACGTACTGCCATTACCTGAGAGGTTTTGTAACGCATTCATTTCTTACTTTAAATACATCATTAAAATGGTCTATCCTTTTAATCTTTCGATATTTTATCCTTATGCCCCAAAAATTGATTGGCCATTTTTTTATATTTCCTTATTGTTTCTCATATTTGTATCGGCAGCGATTATCTGGTTTTTTAAAAAAATTCCATGGCTTTTTGTCGGCTGGTTTTGGTACATGGGGACTCTTGTTCCTGTTATAGGAATTGTTCAGGTTGGGGCTCAATCAATTGCTGACCGCTATACTTATATTCCTTTTATAGGCCTTTTTTTAATAATGGGCTTCGGCGCCCAATTTGTTTTTGATAAACTAAAGTACGGTAATTTTTTCGCTTATAGCTCATTACTTGCCACAGCGATATTTTTTATGTTTGCAGCTCGCTTTTATGTCAAAAACTGGTGTGACAGTATTTCGATATTTCAGCATTCAATCTGTGTTACAAAAAATAATTATATCGCCTACGGCAATCTTGGTGATGCTTTAATGAAGGAAAAAAGAATATTAGAAGCCAAGGACTGTTTTTCCGAAGCAATCAAAATTAAACCATCATATTTTAATGGTCATTTTAATGTTGGAGTTTGCCATATGGCTTTGGATGAGAATGAGGAAGCAATAAAAAGTTTTTTCAGAGCCGTGAGTATCAAGCCAGATTTTGCTTTAGCTTATTATAATATTGGAAGCATTTATTTGAAGCAGAAAGAATATAGTAAATCTTTGAAATATCTTGGAAAGGCTATAATGCTTACCCCTGATAATGCCAGGGCTTATTATAAGGTGGGACTTGTTAATAATGAAATCGGCGATGTTGCTGCAGCTTTGTGGAATTTCCAGAAATCTTACAGCCTGGGATATATACACGCCCAGAGTGATATTGATAAAATTCTTAGGGCTCAATGA
- a CDS encoding type II secretion system protein, with the protein MIRKIRMQSEEGFTLIELMIVIAIIGILAAIAIPNFIAYRNKSFCSAAESDANAVAAAVADYFSIPTHTNIASTDLTYTGTGSNSWTIVGPADPNVAITITVTDGSGRCPQEYQDSSPNIAGTTTKSWTNKVYTKVLSLK; encoded by the coding sequence ATGATTAGAAAAATTAGAATGCAGAGCGAAGAAGGCTTCACACTTATCGAACTCATGATTGTTATCGCTATTATCGGTATTCTTGCGGCAATCGCTATACCTAACTTCATTGCATACAGAAACAAATCTTTCTGTTCAGCTGCTGAATCTGATGCAAATGCGGTAGCAGCAGCAGTTGCAGATTATTTCTCAATTCCAACACATACAAACATTGCGAGTACAGACCTTACCTACACAGGTACCGGATCCAACTCATGGACAATCGTGGGGCCAGCTGATCCTAACGTTGCAATTACAATCACAGTTACTGATGGAAGCGGAAGATGCCCTCAAGAGTACCAAGACTCTTCTCCTAACATAGCAGGTACTACTACTAAGTCATGGACTAATAAGGTATATACAAAAGTTCTGTCCCTCAAGTAG